A genomic stretch from Pseudomonas sp. MUP55 includes:
- the lapG gene encoding cysteine protease LapG codes for MAVSFIPYRAFCWLLSAILLAGLMLGGLHADWDFSQISRKATALYGPLGDGQQRIDAWQRLLTTEKQVSEPDQLKVVNLFFNKQMTYVEDIDLWHAVDYWETPIEALWKGAGDCEDYAIAKYFSLRHLGVSSDKLRITYVKALRQNRAHMVLTYYSTPDAIPLVLDSLMDEILPATRRTDLIPVYSFNAEGLYLPGAKGNKKVGDTKRLSRWQDVLRKMRAEGFPAEPAN; via the coding sequence ATCGAGCTTTTTGCTGGCTTTTATCAGCAATCCTACTGGCCGGCCTGATGCTTGGCGGGCTGCATGCCGATTGGGATTTCTCGCAGATCAGCCGCAAGGCTACCGCCTTGTACGGGCCGTTGGGTGACGGCCAGCAGCGTATCGACGCCTGGCAGCGGCTGCTGACCACCGAAAAACAGGTCAGCGAGCCAGACCAGCTCAAGGTTGTTAACCTGTTCTTCAACAAACAAATGACCTACGTGGAAGACATCGATCTCTGGCACGCGGTCGACTATTGGGAGACGCCCATTGAGGCACTCTGGAAGGGCGCCGGTGACTGTGAAGACTACGCCATCGCCAAGTATTTCAGTTTGCGTCACCTGGGCGTGTCCAGCGACAAATTACGCATTACCTACGTCAAGGCCTTGCGTCAGAATCGCGCGCATATGGTCTTGACCTACTATTCGACGCCCGACGCAATCCCGCTGGTGCTCGACAGCCTGATGGATGAAATCCTGCCGGCGACCCGCCGTACCGATTTGATCCCGGTGTATTCATTCAACGCCGAGGGGCTGTACTTGCCCGGCGCCAAGGGCAACAAGAAGGTCGGCGATACCAAACGCTTGTCGCGCTGGCAGGATGTGTTGAGAAAAATGCGTGCCGAAGGCTTCCCAGCCGAGCCTGCCAACTAG